In Rhabdothermincola sediminis, one genomic interval encodes:
- a CDS encoding transposase — translation LYLADDRAGALAALGRFCDLYATGELPEFHHDLDTIIAWGDKILAYHDPIVGRASNGRLEGTNNKLQVLRRVAYGFTNHANFEARGILACPAIRSSPPRPATLTP, via the coding sequence CCTCTACCTCGCCGACGACCGAGCCGGCGCGCTCGCCGCGCTCGGGCGGTTCTGCGACCTCTACGCCACCGGCGAGCTGCCCGAGTTCCACCACGACCTCGACACCATCATCGCCTGGGGCGACAAGATCCTCGCCTACCACGACCCCATCGTCGGCCGGGCCAGCAATGGACGACTCGAAGGCACCAACAACAAGCTCCAAGTCCTACGCCGCGTCGCGTACGGGTTCACCAACCACGCCAACTTCGAAGCCCGAGGCATCCTCGCCTGCCCCGCCATACGATCATCACCACCGAGACCAGCCACCCTCACCCCATGA